One region of Rubripirellula tenax genomic DNA includes:
- a CDS encoding PEP-CTERM sorting domain-containing protein — protein MFQKPLLSLSAILAGLVAFSPANVLGDLVLVFEGNHNGTVAQITNGGTGFETITLDFSTGANTPNGSYGYTISGIDAAADGTANDSLTFSFGVAAAGGNGDVAFQDDGNFGVTGNGAGNLNAADETLTFSLLSQSLTLGDPGTGSVTGGGFNRIAFSQLNSADETAVLSGGTSADGVITGATTFSPISTFTIGHTGDTSNFRVGPARYRFSITAEATAVPEPSSLALMAVASLGGWMHWRRKQRSLAKS, from the coding sequence ATGTTCCAAAAACCTTTGCTCAGTCTCAGCGCCATCCTAGCCGGACTTGTTGCCTTCAGTCCGGCCAACGTCTTGGGCGATCTCGTGCTTGTGTTCGAGGGGAATCACAATGGTACGGTTGCCCAGATCACTAATGGTGGGACAGGCTTCGAGACGATCACATTGGATTTCTCGACGGGTGCAAACACTCCGAATGGTTCTTATGGGTACACGATCAGCGGCATTGACGCCGCAGCTGACGGAACCGCGAACGATAGTTTGACGTTTTCGTTTGGTGTGGCAGCCGCGGGTGGAAATGGCGACGTTGCTTTTCAGGATGACGGCAACTTTGGCGTCACTGGTAACGGCGCCGGTAATTTGAATGCTGCGGACGAAACGTTGACGTTCAGCTTATTGAGCCAATCGCTAACCCTTGGCGATCCCGGAACCGGTTCTGTTACCGGTGGTGGCTTCAATCGGATCGCTTTCTCGCAGCTCAATAGCGCAGACGAGACAGCCGTCCTGAGCGGTGGTACATCCGCCGACGGAGTGATCACGGGGGCCACGACCTTTAGTCCAATTTCCACCTTCACGATTGGCCACACTGGCGACACCTCTAACTTTCGCGTTGGCCCGGCCCGATACCGATTCTCCATCACGGCCGAGGCAACGGCTGTTCCCGAGCCATCTTCCCTGGCGCTGATGGCGGTTGCGTCGCTAGGTGGATGGATGCATTGGCGACGCAAGCAGCGTTCGCTTGCCAAGTCCTGA